A stretch of the Glutamicibacter sp. JL.03c genome encodes the following:
- the glgA gene encoding glycogen synthase GlgA, giving the protein MAQQQRRVLSVASECAPLVKTGGLADVVGALPAALDPLGWRTRILMPAYPGLLERVGRTRRIWRDEDLFGGPATVRSCRFEGLDLLLLDAPHLFDRPGGPYMVDGHDHHDNHVRFAALSWVAARIAIDGTSDKWRPDVVHAHDWQAGLVPSYLKYAGSRIPTLLTIHNIAFQGIFGPDQLDALRLPAWDFHPEALEYHSLVSTLKAGLVHASRISTVSPSYAQELTREEFGFGLQGVVTMRRDRGELAGILNGIDTEVWNPATDPQIINYNAAEPAAKAANRLALLNEFSLDEPSGPLAVVVTRLTHQKGVDLLLEKLPAFIESSGAVVVLGSGDPGYEYALGELAARYPQSVGLHLGYDEQLSHRMYAGADLVLVPSRFEPCGLTQLIGLRYGAIPLVADTGGLRDTVIDATPENLSNGTATGFTFSDIDAGGLGFALGRSVDLYKDQAAWAQLRSRALSTPVDWGTSAAVYARLFTELVS; this is encoded by the coding sequence ATGGCTCAACAACAACGCCGTGTGCTGTCTGTTGCTTCTGAATGCGCGCCGTTGGTCAAGACCGGCGGGCTGGCCGATGTGGTGGGCGCGTTGCCTGCCGCGCTGGACCCGCTGGGGTGGCGCACCCGCATCCTGATGCCGGCCTATCCTGGCCTGCTGGAGCGAGTGGGCCGCACTCGACGGATTTGGCGGGACGAGGACCTCTTTGGCGGTCCCGCCACGGTGCGTTCCTGCCGCTTCGAAGGCCTGGATCTGCTGCTGCTCGATGCCCCGCACCTCTTTGATCGTCCCGGCGGACCGTATATGGTCGACGGTCACGACCATCATGACAACCACGTGCGCTTTGCGGCGCTGTCCTGGGTGGCGGCACGGATCGCCATCGACGGCACCTCTGATAAGTGGCGCCCGGATGTGGTGCATGCCCATGACTGGCAGGCGGGGCTGGTCCCCTCCTACCTGAAGTATGCCGGCTCCCGGATACCGACGCTGCTGACCATCCACAATATTGCCTTCCAGGGGATCTTCGGCCCGGATCAGCTTGATGCGCTGCGGCTGCCGGCCTGGGATTTCCATCCGGAGGCGCTGGAGTACCACTCGCTGGTCAGCACGCTGAAGGCGGGGCTGGTGCATGCCTCGCGGATCAGCACCGTCAGCCCGAGCTACGCCCAGGAGCTCACCCGTGAAGAGTTCGGCTTCGGGCTCCAAGGCGTGGTGACAATGCGCAGGGACCGCGGTGAACTTGCCGGCATCCTCAACGGCATCGACACCGAGGTCTGGAACCCGGCCACGGATCCGCAGATCATCAACTACAACGCGGCTGAACCGGCGGCCAAGGCTGCGAACCGGCTGGCATTGCTCAACGAATTCTCGCTGGACGAGCCATCGGGCCCGCTGGCTGTGGTGGTCACCCGGCTCACCCATCAGAAGGGTGTGGACCTTCTCCTGGAGAAGCTGCCGGCCTTCATCGAATCCTCGGGCGCGGTGGTGGTGCTCGGCTCGGGCGACCCGGGCTACGAGTACGCCCTGGGCGAGCTGGCGGCTCGCTACCCGCAGTCCGTGGGCCTGCACCTCGGCTACGACGAACAGCTCAGCCACCGGATGTACGCCGGGGCCGATCTGGTGCTGGTGCCCTCGCGATTCGAGCCATGCGGACTGACCCAGCTCATCGGCCTGCGCTATGGGGCGATCCCGCTGGTGGCTGACACCGGCGGCCTGCGCGATACAGTGATTGACGCGACGCCGGAGAATCTGTCCAATGGCACCGCCACCGGCTTCACCTTCAGCGACATCGATGCCGGAGGCTTGGGCTTCGCCTTGGGGCGGTCGGTGGACCTCTACAAGGATCAGGCGGCTTGGGCGCAGCTGCGTTCCCGGGCACTGAGCACCCCGGTGGACTGGGGCACCTCGGCCGCCGTATATGCCCGGCTGTTCACGGAGCTCGTTTCATGA
- the glgC gene encoding glucose-1-phosphate adenylyltransferase, translating to MNTTSNRRTAAGAPPRLSSQAMAFVLAGGRGSRLEELTDRRAKPAVHFGGKSRIIDFPLSNAYNSGVRKLAVATQYKAHSLIRHMQRGWNFFRAERNEYLDILPASQRVQENKWYLGTADAVTQNIDIVDDYDVEYVIILAGDHVYKMDYEIMLRQHVQTQADVTIGCLTVPREEASGFGVMHVNENGRIVDFLEKPADPPGMPDDPMMALASMGIYVFNWKFLRELLLDDAEDDSSSHDFGHDLIPSIVDNGGAYAHKFTESCVMSGLETEPYWRDVGTIDSFWRANLDLTEVVPSLDLYDNSWPIWTYAELTPPAKFIHDDESRRGQAVESLISGDCILSGADVHKSLLFTGNRAHSFAKLEQVVSLPNVDVGRNADLTKCVIDSRVRIPEGLIVGQDPVEDSKWFRRTDSGVVLITQPMLDRRAAIIEGGVARGAEQLEGK from the coding sequence ATGAATACCACTTCCAATAGGCGCACTGCAGCCGGGGCACCACCGCGCCTGTCCAGCCAGGCAATGGCCTTCGTCCTAGCTGGGGGCCGTGGAAGCCGGCTTGAGGAGCTCACCGATCGGCGTGCCAAGCCGGCGGTCCACTTTGGCGGAAAGTCGCGCATCATCGATTTCCCGCTCTCCAATGCCTATAACTCCGGGGTGCGCAAGCTCGCCGTTGCTACCCAGTACAAGGCGCACTCGCTCATCCGGCACATGCAACGTGGCTGGAACTTCTTCCGTGCAGAGCGTAACGAGTACCTGGATATCCTGCCTGCCAGCCAGCGCGTCCAGGAGAACAAGTGGTACCTGGGCACCGCTGATGCGGTCACGCAGAATATCGATATCGTTGACGATTATGACGTCGAGTACGTGATCATCTTGGCCGGCGACCACGTATACAAAATGGACTATGAGATCATGCTCCGCCAGCATGTCCAGACCCAGGCCGACGTAACCATCGGCTGCTTGACTGTACCGCGTGAGGAAGCCAGCGGATTCGGCGTGATGCATGTTAATGAGAACGGTCGAATTGTCGACTTCCTCGAAAAGCCCGCCGATCCCCCGGGCATGCCTGACGATCCGATGATGGCTCTGGCTTCCATGGGCATCTACGTCTTCAATTGGAAGTTCCTGCGTGAGCTGTTGCTGGACGATGCCGAAGATGACAGTTCTAGCCACGACTTCGGACATGATCTGATCCCGTCCATCGTGGACAATGGCGGTGCCTACGCCCACAAATTCACCGAGTCCTGCGTCATGTCCGGCCTGGAGACCGAACCGTACTGGCGCGATGTGGGCACCATTGACTCCTTCTGGCGAGCCAATCTCGACCTCACGGAGGTCGTTCCCTCGCTGGATCTCTATGACAACAGCTGGCCTATCTGGACCTATGCCGAATTGACGCCTCCTGCCAAGTTCATCCACGATGATGAATCGCGTCGCGGTCAAGCCGTGGAGTCACTGATCTCGGGCGACTGCATCCTCTCCGGGGCCGACGTTCACAAGTCATTGCTGTTCACCGGGAACCGGGCCCACTCCTTCGCGAAGCTCGAACAGGTCGTGTCCCTGCCCAACGTCGATGTGGGACGCAATGCGGACTTGACCAAATGCGTTATCGACAGCCGCGTGCGCATTCCCGAGGGGCTGATCGTCGGCCAGGATCCGGTGGAGGACTCCAAGTGGTTCCGCCGCACGGATTCCGGCGTCGTGCTCATTACCCAGCCGATGCTTGACCGTCGTGCCGCCATTATCGAGGGCGGCGTCGCGCGGGGCGCCGAGCAGTTGGAGGGGAAGTAG
- the glgB gene encoding 1,4-alpha-glucan branching protein GlgB, translated as MNHPVLDARQVRLLAQGRHPDPFSVLGPTENGRHLVARIPGAAQLWAVNATDEVQLEPHPEDPELFTGPALPYYRLRIRWASGYVEEREDAYRFGPVIGAFDEHLIGEGEHRSLWKALGAHLITHEQVAGAHFALWAPNARRVSVVGDFNSWNGTAHPMRARGATGVWELFLPGLDEGAVYKYEILGPDGELLPLKADPVGFGSEHPPATGSVIRRIEDHDWRDGSWLARREQINSVNAPISIYEVHLGSWRRAAGTGKSMSYLQLATQLVDYAADMGFTHVEVLPVTEHPFEGSWGYQPIGLFAPTIRHGTPQEFAAFVDAAHERGLGVIADWVPGHFPTDQHGLGRFDGTALYEHLDPREGFHPDWNTLIYNYGRPEVRNYLVANALYWLGEYHLDGLRVDAVASMINRDYSRADGEWIANKDGGKENYEAIDFLKQTNVASYAQHPGIAMIAEDSTAYPGVTRPVDAGGLGFGYKWNLGWMNDSLEYFGKDPVYRKHHHNQLTFGITYAFSENFLLPISHDEVVHGKGSMYSRMPGSHADKLGNLKAFYGYMWGHPGKKLLFMGQEFGQPGEWDYQSQLDWRILDDPGHAGVQTLVKDLNRIYREQPALHRGDTRPDGFQWLLVDDMEHQVFAWLRRAEPGDPHVVVVLNLTPVERTGFRIGFPVAGRWAEALNTDSERYHGANCGHGGAIETEAVPSGGEAQSALLTLPPLSAIYFVEERS; from the coding sequence ATGAACCATCCGGTGCTCGATGCACGGCAGGTGCGCCTGCTGGCCCAGGGGCGGCATCCGGATCCTTTCTCCGTGCTCGGACCCACCGAAAACGGCCGGCACCTCGTGGCGCGCATTCCAGGCGCGGCCCAGCTCTGGGCCGTGAACGCCACCGACGAGGTGCAGCTTGAACCGCATCCCGAGGACCCGGAGCTTTTCACCGGTCCCGCCCTGCCCTACTACCGGTTGCGAATCCGCTGGGCCTCGGGATATGTCGAGGAGCGCGAGGACGCGTACCGCTTCGGACCGGTTATCGGCGCATTCGACGAGCACCTGATCGGCGAAGGCGAGCACCGCAGCCTCTGGAAAGCGCTGGGTGCGCACCTGATCACCCACGAGCAGGTTGCCGGCGCGCATTTCGCGCTCTGGGCGCCCAACGCTCGGAGGGTCAGCGTGGTTGGGGATTTCAACTCGTGGAATGGCACCGCCCATCCGATGCGTGCGCGCGGCGCCACCGGAGTGTGGGAACTCTTCCTGCCCGGTCTCGACGAGGGCGCGGTGTACAAGTACGAGATACTGGGCCCCGACGGAGAGCTGTTGCCGTTGAAGGCCGATCCCGTCGGCTTCGGCTCCGAGCATCCGCCCGCCACCGGTTCGGTGATCCGGCGCATCGAGGACCATGATTGGCGTGATGGATCATGGCTCGCCCGCCGCGAGCAGATCAACTCGGTCAACGCCCCGATCAGCATCTACGAGGTGCATCTGGGTTCCTGGCGTCGTGCCGCGGGCACCGGCAAGTCGATGAGCTATCTGCAGCTGGCCACGCAGCTCGTGGACTACGCCGCAGATATGGGGTTCACCCACGTCGAGGTCCTGCCCGTCACCGAGCATCCCTTCGAGGGGTCCTGGGGCTACCAGCCCATTGGCCTGTTCGCGCCAACGATCCGCCACGGGACTCCGCAGGAATTCGCGGCCTTCGTTGATGCCGCCCACGAACGCGGGCTCGGGGTGATCGCCGACTGGGTTCCGGGGCACTTCCCCACCGACCAGCACGGGCTGGGCCGGTTCGACGGAACCGCCCTCTACGAGCATCTTGATCCGCGCGAGGGCTTCCACCCGGACTGGAACACGCTGATCTACAACTACGGCCGCCCTGAGGTGCGCAACTATCTGGTGGCCAATGCGCTGTATTGGCTGGGCGAATACCACCTCGACGGGCTGCGCGTGGACGCCGTCGCCTCGATGATCAACCGCGACTACTCGCGCGCCGACGGCGAATGGATCGCCAATAAGGACGGCGGGAAGGAAAACTACGAAGCCATCGACTTCCTGAAGCAGACCAATGTGGCCAGCTATGCGCAGCACCCGGGCATCGCGATGATCGCCGAAGACTCCACCGCCTACCCCGGGGTCACCCGCCCGGTGGATGCCGGCGGCCTGGGCTTCGGCTACAAGTGGAACCTCGGCTGGATGAATGACTCGCTGGAGTACTTCGGCAAAGATCCGGTCTACCGAAAGCACCACCACAACCAGCTGACCTTCGGCATCACCTACGCCTTCAGCGAGAACTTCCTGCTGCCGATCAGCCACGACGAGGTCGTGCACGGCAAGGGCTCGATGTACTCGCGCATGCCGGGCAGCCACGCCGACAAGCTCGGGAACCTCAAGGCCTTCTACGGCTACATGTGGGGGCATCCGGGCAAGAAGCTGCTGTTCATGGGCCAGGAATTCGGCCAACCCGGCGAATGGGACTACCAGTCGCAGCTCGACTGGAGAATCCTCGATGACCCCGGGCATGCCGGCGTGCAGACATTGGTCAAGGATCTCAACCGGATCTACCGTGAGCAACCGGCCCTGCACCGGGGCGACACCCGTCCGGATGGTTTCCAATGGCTGCTGGTCGACGACATGGAGCATCAGGTCTTCGCCTGGCTGCGCCGCGCAGAACCTGGCGATCCCCATGTAGTCGTCGTGCTGAACCTCACCCCGGTGGAACGCACCGGATTCCGCATCGGATTCCCGGTGGCCGGACGCTGGGCCGAGGCCCTGAATACCGATTCCGAACGCTACCACGGGGCCAATTGCGGCCACGGCGGAGCCATCGAAACCGAAGCTGTCCCCTCAGGCGGCGAAGCCCAATCCGCACTACTCACGCTCCCACCCTTATCGGCAATCTATTTTGTGGAGGAACGCTCATGA
- a CDS encoding glycogen/starch/alpha-glucan phosphorylase, which translates to MSQSFDARQLRETQAGQSSPTPAQFRQALLRHLQYTVGKSTQKASLFDWRMALSHTVRDNAVDPWFSATRRTWDEDRKRVYYLSMEFLIGRLLEDQAINLGLRDVMVQVLAEFGLDFDEVAEGEPDAALGNGGLGRLAACYLESMATMGCPAYGYGLRYEHGLFRQHFENGRQIETPENWLATDNPWDFTRPEAAYPVGFGGELHDRHGASIWSPRSKVLASAHDTPVVGYGGQWANTLRLWAPMPSADLFDLDRFNAGDFAAASEPEALARSLSRVLYPNDTTEGGKELRLSQEYFLTSASVQDILRRYLAAHDDLIKLPEFVAIQMNDTHPAIAGPELIRLLVDEHAVDFDTAVETATGVLGYTNHTLLPEALERWSVGLMRKVLPRHLQIIETLDTQFIALQGQVSDPVRLISNDQVSMGDLAFTTSHKVNGVSALHTELVSQQLFPIHNELHPGRIVNITNGVTPRRWLKLANPSLAALITDTIGAGWETDLERLSELEPYAEDPAFRDAFGRSKRQAKEHFIGWLAAEHGIDLPAEALYDAQVKRLHEYKRQLLNILWTIAHWQRIKRDPQANWVPRVKIFGGKAAPSYEMAKLIIQLINDVAEVVNNDPETRHLLRVVYPPNYGVTMAEKLIPAADLSEQISTAGMEASGTGNMKFALNGALTIGTLDGANVEIREHVGAENFFLFGLTTEQVAERRAQQGHSRAALEASQSLRDVLQAIAEGVFSPEDHHRYDRLLETMWNSDWFLVASDFEDYDRAQSEVANCYSDPEKWQRMAILNIARMGYFSSDRSIREYMSHIWDVESAL; encoded by the coding sequence ATGTCGCAATCATTTGATGCCCGTCAACTCCGCGAAACGCAGGCCGGGCAATCCAGTCCGACGCCGGCACAATTTCGCCAAGCCTTGTTGCGCCATCTGCAGTACACGGTAGGCAAGAGCACGCAGAAGGCCTCGCTGTTCGACTGGCGGATGGCCCTGTCCCACACGGTGCGCGACAACGCGGTCGATCCGTGGTTCAGCGCGACCCGTCGCACCTGGGATGAAGATCGCAAGCGCGTCTACTACCTGTCGATGGAATTCCTGATCGGCCGGCTGCTCGAAGACCAAGCCATCAATCTGGGCCTGCGCGATGTCATGGTCCAGGTCCTCGCTGAATTCGGATTGGACTTCGATGAAGTGGCCGAGGGAGAACCCGATGCCGCCCTGGGCAACGGCGGGCTGGGACGGCTCGCCGCCTGCTACCTCGAATCCATGGCCACCATGGGCTGCCCCGCCTACGGCTACGGCCTGCGCTACGAACATGGGCTGTTCCGCCAGCACTTCGAGAACGGGCGGCAGATCGAAACCCCGGAAAACTGGCTGGCCACCGACAATCCATGGGATTTCACCCGCCCCGAAGCCGCCTACCCGGTTGGCTTCGGCGGCGAGCTGCACGACCGGCACGGAGCCTCCATCTGGTCGCCACGCTCCAAGGTCCTGGCCTCGGCCCATGACACCCCGGTGGTGGGCTACGGCGGCCAGTGGGCCAACACCTTGCGCCTTTGGGCCCCGATGCCCAGCGCCGACCTCTTTGATCTGGACCGCTTCAACGCCGGCGACTTCGCCGCGGCCTCCGAACCCGAAGCATTGGCCCGCAGCCTCAGCCGCGTTTTGTACCCGAACGACACCACCGAGGGCGGCAAGGAGCTGCGGCTTTCCCAGGAGTACTTCCTGACCTCCGCCTCGGTCCAGGACATCCTGCGCCGCTACCTGGCAGCACACGATGACCTGATCAAGCTCCCCGAGTTCGTTGCCATCCAGATGAACGACACCCATCCTGCCATTGCCGGTCCCGAGCTGATCCGCCTGCTGGTCGATGAACATGCCGTGGACTTCGATACCGCCGTGGAAACCGCGACCGGGGTCCTGGGCTACACCAACCACACGCTGCTGCCTGAAGCCCTGGAACGCTGGAGCGTCGGGCTGATGCGCAAGGTCCTGCCTCGCCATCTGCAGATCATCGAGACTCTCGACACCCAATTCATCGCGCTGCAAGGCCAGGTCTCGGATCCGGTGCGCCTGATCAGCAACGATCAGGTCAGCATGGGCGATTTAGCGTTCACCACCAGCCACAAGGTCAACGGGGTTTCAGCGCTCCACACCGAGCTGGTCAGCCAGCAGCTGTTCCCGATCCACAACGAACTGCACCCAGGGCGCATCGTGAACATCACCAACGGTGTCACCCCGCGCCGTTGGCTCAAACTTGCCAACCCGTCGCTGGCCGCGTTGATCACCGACACCATCGGCGCCGGGTGGGAGACGGACCTGGAGCGGCTGAGCGAACTCGAACCCTATGCCGAGGACCCCGCCTTCCGTGATGCCTTCGGCCGCAGCAAGCGCCAAGCCAAGGAGCATTTCATCGGCTGGCTGGCCGCTGAGCACGGCATCGATCTGCCCGCCGAGGCGTTGTACGACGCCCAGGTGAAACGGCTGCACGAATACAAGCGCCAGCTGCTGAACATCTTGTGGACCATTGCGCACTGGCAGCGGATCAAGCGCGATCCGCAGGCCAACTGGGTCCCTCGGGTCAAGATCTTCGGTGGCAAGGCCGCACCGAGCTACGAGATGGCCAAGCTGATCATCCAGCTGATCAATGACGTCGCCGAAGTGGTGAACAACGACCCGGAAACCCGCCACCTGCTGCGCGTGGTCTACCCGCCGAACTACGGCGTAACCATGGCCGAAAAACTGATTCCGGCGGCCGATCTGTCCGAGCAGATTTCCACCGCGGGCATGGAAGCCTCGGGCACTGGCAACATGAAGTTCGCCCTCAACGGCGCATTGACCATCGGCACCCTTGATGGGGCGAACGTCGAAATCCGCGAGCACGTCGGTGCCGAGAACTTCTTCCTCTTCGGGCTCACCACCGAACAGGTCGCCGAACGCCGCGCCCAGCAGGGCCACTCCCGCGCCGCGCTGGAGGCCAGCCAATCCCTGCGCGATGTCCTGCAGGCCATTGCCGAAGGCGTTTTCAGCCCCGAGGATCATCACCGCTATGACCGGTTGCTGGAGACCATGTGGAACAGCGACTGGTTCCTGGTTGCCTCGGATTTCGAGGACTACGACCGGGCCCAAAGCGAAGTAGCCAATTGCTACAGCGATCCCGAAAAGTGGCAGCGCATGGCCATCTTGAACATCGCTCGCATGGGTTATTTCAGCTCCGACCGCTCAATCCGCGAATATATGTCGCACATTTGGGATGTGGAATCCGCGCTGTAG
- the glgX gene encoding glycogen debranching protein GlgX: MSQAPAPDTAAGRPWPLGVTLDATGANVAVYAPEARAVYFCWFPEGDEGEEQRLALPYVQDGIWHAHLGGIGAGTRYGLRADGAYRPEAGRRFNVNKLLIDPYARSLDRPVRYHELMNGALRSAAADPEDGLDNGLAPQPDPGDSAPVVPRGIITAAPSGPDPASNRPHHELADLVIYESHLKGLSAAHPGIPAEIRGTYAGMGHPAIIGHLQSLGVNAVELLPVQAFIDDEHIIEQGLTNYWGYQPVAWFAPEPRYAQNDAVAEFRQLVHALHEAGIEVILDVVYNHSGEGGEHGPTLNLRGLDNAGYYRLAEDPRQYINDAGTGNTLAVYSPMTLRLVLDSLRYWAQTFGVDGFRFDLATSVARTPQGFEREGTFLQSIAQDPVLAGIKLIAEPWDLGPGGYQLGNFPSPFAQWNDRFRDGMRRVWRGEALGAANFGSLLLGSADFFDHSGRSATSGINFLSAHDGFTLRDTVTYSQKHNEANGEENRDGHDENYSDNFGVEGPTDDAGILQGRNRRVRGLLATLLLAQGVPMLLAGDEFGNSQQGNNNAYAQDNALGWVDWSSQDLELTGFVRDVIELRHRFPHLRQRGFLHGQQRADGHRDVRWFCPDGSSPEAEHWQDPEFRSLALQLRGAAGDRRGEALIGSVLVVFNFGDECEFSLPDPDDGASWHLELDSAEPGISAHSLEGSYVMQGHSVVLLSSQRVPPKP, from the coding sequence ATGAGCCAAGCCCCGGCACCCGACACGGCTGCCGGCCGGCCGTGGCCGCTGGGCGTCACACTGGATGCAACCGGAGCCAACGTCGCGGTCTACGCGCCCGAGGCGAGGGCCGTATATTTCTGCTGGTTCCCCGAAGGCGATGAAGGAGAAGAGCAGCGCCTGGCCCTGCCCTACGTCCAGGACGGCATTTGGCATGCGCATCTTGGCGGCATCGGCGCAGGTACCAGGTATGGATTGCGCGCGGACGGCGCATACCGGCCCGAAGCTGGCCGGCGCTTTAACGTGAACAAGCTGCTGATCGACCCCTACGCCCGATCGCTGGACCGCCCGGTGCGGTATCACGAGCTGATGAACGGCGCCCTGCGGTCCGCTGCCGCAGATCCCGAGGACGGCCTCGACAACGGCCTGGCCCCGCAGCCTGATCCGGGCGACAGCGCACCCGTTGTTCCCAGGGGCATCATCACGGCAGCGCCCTCGGGCCCGGACCCCGCCAGCAACCGCCCGCACCATGAGCTGGCGGACTTGGTGATCTACGAGAGCCATCTGAAGGGCCTGAGCGCAGCCCATCCCGGGATTCCCGCCGAAATCCGCGGGACATATGCGGGCATGGGCCATCCGGCAATCATCGGGCATCTTCAGTCCCTCGGCGTTAATGCCGTCGAGCTCTTGCCGGTGCAGGCCTTTATCGACGACGAGCACATCATCGAACAAGGCCTCACCAACTACTGGGGCTACCAGCCCGTGGCCTGGTTCGCCCCCGAGCCCCGCTACGCCCAGAACGACGCCGTGGCCGAATTCCGCCAGCTGGTCCACGCCCTGCATGAAGCCGGCATCGAGGTCATCCTCGACGTGGTCTACAATCATAGCGGCGAAGGCGGGGAGCACGGCCCCACCCTGAACCTGCGCGGCCTGGATAACGCCGGGTACTACCGCTTGGCCGAGGACCCGCGCCAATATATTAACGATGCGGGCACCGGAAACACCCTTGCGGTCTACTCCCCCATGACCCTTCGCCTGGTGCTCGACAGCCTGCGCTATTGGGCCCAGACTTTCGGAGTGGACGGCTTCCGCTTCGATTTGGCGACCTCGGTGGCACGCACCCCGCAGGGTTTCGAGCGTGAGGGAACCTTCTTGCAATCCATTGCACAGGACCCCGTGCTCGCGGGCATCAAGCTTATCGCCGAGCCATGGGATCTGGGCCCTGGCGGATATCAACTGGGCAATTTCCCTTCCCCTTTCGCGCAATGGAACGATCGCTTCCGTGACGGGATGCGCAGGGTTTGGCGAGGCGAAGCCCTGGGAGCTGCGAATTTCGGTTCCCTGCTGCTAGGCTCCGCCGACTTCTTCGATCATTCGGGCCGGAGCGCCACCTCGGGAATCAACTTCCTCAGCGCGCACGACGGCTTCACTCTGCGTGATACCGTCACCTACTCGCAGAAGCACAATGAGGCTAATGGCGAGGAGAATCGCGACGGCCACGACGAGAACTACTCCGACAACTTCGGTGTCGAGGGTCCGACCGATGATGCCGGCATCCTCCAGGGGCGCAATCGTCGTGTTCGCGGCCTGCTGGCCACCCTGCTGCTTGCGCAGGGTGTGCCCATGCTGTTGGCCGGCGACGAGTTTGGCAACAGCCAGCAGGGCAACAACAATGCCTACGCGCAGGATAACGCATTGGGCTGGGTTGACTGGTCGTCGCAAGACCTTGAGCTCACGGGCTTTGTTCGCGACGTGATCGAGCTGCGCCACCGGTTCCCCCACTTGCGCCAGCGAGGTTTTTTGCATGGCCAGCAACGGGCGGATGGGCACCGTGACGTCCGTTGGTTCTGTCCCGATGGTTCCAGCCCTGAAGCGGAGCACTGGCAGGATCCGGAGTTCCGTTCTCTGGCGTTGCAGCTGCGCGGCGCTGCCGGCGACCGGCGCGGCGAGGCGCTGATAGGCAGCGTGCTGGTTGTTTTCAATTTCGGGGATGAATGCGAGTTCAGTCTTCCGGACCCTGATGATGGTGCCTCCTGGCACCTTGAACTGGACAGCGCCGAGCCGGGAATTTCAGCGCACAGTCTTGAAGGCAGCTACGTGATGCAGGGACATTCGGTTGTGCTGCTGAGCTCCCAGCGGGTACCACCGAAGCCTTAA
- a CDS encoding FAD-dependent oxidoreductase: MPELLAPINVTVIGAGVIGLSTAHELASQGHRVRVISDQEPLRTVSAVSAAIWFPYHSESSPAADILLARTLERFEALSLIPETGVDLRFGMDVERREDADRSWTRHVADAAVVDPSLLPDSALSASSGTVPVITMPTYLDWLQQQCQRLGVQFEQDTITDVGELGAESDAVVVAAGIRGGELLGDDNSVYPIRGQVIRLANTAGLSDWFSDDDHPQGVCYVIPRRDDIIVGGTDIAHDANLEVDEQTAIDMLDRAIALVPQLADCEVLEHKVGLRPARETIRLEHVAGYNFPVIAAYGHGGGGVTLSWGTAQRVVELLNP, translated from the coding sequence GTCATCGGCCTGTCCACCGCCCATGAACTGGCCAGCCAAGGCCATCGGGTGCGTGTGATCAGCGATCAGGAACCGCTGCGCACCGTTTCCGCGGTGTCCGCGGCCATCTGGTTCCCCTACCACTCGGAGAGCTCCCCCGCCGCCGACATCCTGCTCGCCCGCACCCTGGAACGCTTCGAGGCGCTCTCCTTGATCCCGGAGACCGGGGTCGACCTTCGCTTCGGCATGGACGTCGAGCGGCGCGAGGATGCCGATCGCTCATGGACCAGGCATGTTGCCGACGCCGCCGTCGTCGACCCGTCCTTGCTACCCGACAGCGCGCTCTCTGCTTCCAGCGGCACCGTCCCGGTCATCACCATGCCGACCTACCTGGACTGGCTCCAGCAGCAGTGCCAGCGGCTCGGCGTGCAGTTCGAGCAGGACACGATCACCGACGTGGGCGAGCTGGGCGCCGAAAGCGACGCCGTGGTGGTAGCTGCCGGGATCCGCGGAGGCGAGCTGCTCGGTGATGACAACAGCGTCTACCCGATCCGCGGCCAGGTCATCCGCTTGGCCAATACCGCCGGGTTGAGCGATTGGTTCAGCGATGACGACCATCCCCAGGGGGTCTGCTATGTCATTCCACGGCGCGATGACATCATCGTAGGCGGAACCGATATCGCCCACGACGCGAACCTCGAAGTTGATGAACAGACGGCGATCGACATGCTCGATCGGGCCATCGCCCTGGTCCCGCAGTTGGCGGACTGCGAGGTTCTGGAGCACAAGGTCGGCCTGCGTCCGGCACGGGAAACCATCCGATTGGAGCACGTGGCCGGCTACAACTTCCCGGTGATCGCGGCTTATGGCCACGGAGGCGGCGGTGTCACACTGTCCTGGGGCACCGCACAGCGGGTTGTGGAGTTGCTGAACCCGTAG
- the secG gene encoding preprotein translocase subunit SecG has translation MDIIKIILQVLLGITSVLLTLLILLHKGRGGGMSDMFGGGMTSSMGSSGVAERNLNRITIILGLIWGAVIIGLALVLRFSAEG, from the coding sequence TTGGATATTATCAAGATCATTTTGCAGGTACTGCTGGGCATTACCAGTGTCTTGCTGACCCTCCTGATCCTGCTTCATAAGGGTCGTGGTGGCGGTATGTCGGACATGTTCGGCGGCGGTATGACCAGTTCAATGGGCTCTTCAGGTGTCGCCGAGCGCAACCTGAACCGCATCACGATTATCCTGGGCCTGATCTGGGGCGCCGTGATCATCGGTCTGGCCCTGGTCCTGAGATTCAGTGCCGAAGGCTGA